The segment gcaaattttttttacaagtatgccttgtttagtttcaaaaatttttgtaaaataaacactgtagtactttcgtttgtatttgagaaatattgtccaatcagactaactaggctcaaaagatccgtcttTCAAAttgcagacaaactgtgcaattagttattatttttatctatatttaatgctttatgcatacaccgtaagattcgatgtgacggaaaacaaGGCAGATGCCGCCTCCCCGGGCGCCGCGGAGGTTGCCGTCGAACTAGCAGCATTTGCTTGCCCGCGGGCGACGCCACGGCGCCAGCCATGACcactggcggcggcgctccggCAGAGGGGCCAAAGGCAGGACGGCAGCCACGGCTGCACTGTGCTGCTAGCTTCATGTTCATGTGCTGCCTGTCATTTTCCAGCGatgttgtttcaaaaaaaaaattccagCGATGTTCTTGGAATATGCTTGCTGCTACAATTTGCGCCACAATGGCACAACCACGTATGTGCGGCCTATGTCATGTCATGTCCTCGGGCTGGATTAGTGGCAAGTTTAACGTAGCTTGGGATCCATTGGTTATTTGGTTTAGTGGCAAGATTCACGTGAGCCTCTTGCGTCTGGGGCTTCATTGGTTCAGTACCAGGTTTAGCGTGCTAATCCTACAACTAGGCCGACAAGAGATCCAGTCAAATGTTGTAAACTCTGTTGTGCTTACAACTAGGCCGGCAAGAGATCCACTCAAATCTTGTAAACTCTGTCGTCCGGTTTTGCAAGCAGACACTGAGGGGATCAGGGGAAGCCCTCGATCTGTTCTTATACCCAAAAGGTCGCACTCAAGCCGTGAAATTGAATCTTCTCGTTGAAGTTGGCATTTCTTGATCAATGACATTGTCTACTCAGTTGAAGGAATTTAGCTGAATTCTCTAGAGCTCATGGAGACCAATTACCTAGACTGTAGTATTTAGAACTGCTTTTGTTTCCTGAATATTTTTTTTGAGTAAATTGTTTCCTGAATATTCAGACTTGCCTTTTGTTTTCTGAGCATCTAAAACCGCATGTCGCCAGCAGTTtgcaatgtttttttttaatatagcAGCTTGCAATGTTGAATGGTGATGCCAAACGTATTTTAGGTACAAGCGTGAAACACTATTAAGATGTGATGTCAAACATATTTTAGTTACAACGTGAAACAAGTGTGATTATCTTGAGGTAACATAATGACAGATTTCATAAAAAAGAATTACCTGTAGCTGATTCTTGAAAAAGCGATTGGTGAGCTGTAAAACTGTAAGAGATGTTGATTGAAGGTCATTGGGTCATTGCTTTCTAGTAGTTCACTGCACCTGATGATACCTTGCGTGTATTCAACGCAATTATAGGGTCTGATTGGTTCCCTGGACAACCCTTTCTCCAGGCTATGCAAGTTACTGCGAGTAACAATCAGACCCTATGCAATTGACATATCCATCGTAGATTTGGCTTGAACATGATCAGCACAAACACGCCCATGTATACAAAGGCCAGGTACATCGCCACCAGCTAATCGTGTGTCCATAAATTTTGCAGAAATGGTTTTGAAAAAGCGTACATCAAAGCATCAGAGAATCTCAGAGCAGTGTAAAAGATATCACACACCCACACCGACATCATATTGCACGATGGTATTCGAGACGTGGCACAAGAACTTGAAAATACTGCAATCAGACATTGATGTCACGGGGCAAAAATATGCTCTGCTGCGGGCATAACAATATGACAATAGTTCATCCGTTCGACAACAAATTTTGGCAGAACTTCGACAGGTTCAGTACATGAACAATCTAAGTTGCCAACACATGGCATTTTAAGCTCAGAGAAGTAAGAAATACGCATGGCCATTTCTAGTCCATCTTTACTCCAACAAAACCTGCAGACATAAAAGCCCAGAAAAGCATAAGCAAAGGCATCACATGCTATGTATTGGGAGTTTTTAAAGGGGTTAAGCATTGGATTGGATCAAGCTTTCAAACTTTGTGTTGGGAGCCACATGCCCAATTTTCTAATCTAAACAGGATAAGGTATGTTTACAACCATTCTATTGTATCAAAAAGGCAATAAACATTACCTAAACATCAGTGCTTGGACATTAATATAAatggtaaaaataaaaattgctAAGTCTGAAGTGCTCATAATCGGCATTCACTTTATCAAATACAGTGTGAAATGACAGCACAATTAAGAACTGATGCAAAACAGCACTGATGAGCTCCAATGCAAAGAACCTGATATAATCAAATGGTGATAGACATCTCACTAAATAGAATAATTGATAGAGAACAACTGGAAAAACATTAGTTGGAGCaattatatactccctctgtccataGGAGTAACAATTTTTAGCATTCAAAAGTTTCAACAAATGTAAACATTTCTAGCATATGCCGCCATCCCCATTCCTTCACTGAATTTTCCAGCAGTTTTATCACACTTATCATTGATGAGGAGCGTCGAGCGTGTCATTTCCTTTCCTACTAGAAATGCCTACATTTGTGAACAGAGGATGTATTACTGAAAACTAAtgaaattaggccttgtttagtttccaaaatttttcaagattccccatcatatcgaatctttagacgcatgcatgagacattaaatatagataaaaaattaactaatcgcacagtttgcctgtaatttgcgagacgaatcttttgagcctagttagtccatgattggacaataattgccaaatacaatcgaaagtgctacactagccaaaaccaaaaaattttcagaactaaacaaggccttagataatGTATATTTTTCGTGTACTCGGTATCATTGAGACATGTAAACCCAAAATAGCAAACAGCAGTTTAAATTTGAAATCTTCACGAAGTGAATTACTCCCTCAGCCAGCTATAACTCACCCAAAGCCAATATCAACATAAGGAAACCAAACCACAAAAGCCAAATTACCATGATTCACAGCTGGATAGACACTGTTTGCTGCTGCACAGACTCAATGTGCCTCCTAATAAACAACGGAAACCACAAACTATGATGCGTTTAACCACTAAAACTCGTAGCCCATGATCTACAGCAATGGCAAGTGCAGTCTAAGCAGACGATCACAAACAACAACTTCAATATTAACCATCCAAACTTAGAGAATGTCAGACGTCTGAGAATCTAACCTTAGATGCTGCTAGGGTACATGAACACTCTGACCTTGCGCCCCTGCACTCACCAGAAAAAAAACATCAGTACAGTGCATCAATTGGGAAACTAACACATCACACAGGGTACACTGACTGCGTCACTGACCATGGACTCAGGCGGGAGGTTCGACTTGAACTTGGCGCGGACGACACCGGAGTTGCCGTGCGGGCGGGTGACCTTACCCCAGATGCACCTGTAGCGGGTCTCACTGCTCTTGGTCTTGGCCTTGTAGATGTACGCCATGCGCTTGCCGGCGTACCACGCGACGTCCTCCTTGGTGTTGACCCCCTCGATCTGCACGAGCGACGTGGTCTCGTACTGGTTCGACTTGGACCTGCGCAGCCACCACCGCAACCACCGTAAGCCGAATAGAACCGCGAAATGACCAGATCCAAGTAACACGGAGCGACGGGGGAAGAAGCGGCGGCGTGGAGCTCACCTCTTGTATCCGAGGATGGTGCCCCGGACGTAGAGCCTGACGCGCTGCCCCGTGCGTCCCTTCACCATGGTGGccgcctctgcttccttccgcTTCCGCCGCCGGAGACGATAGACAGCTCGTGCAGATTGGGGAAGACAACGAGACGGGCCGGAGGCGGGGCAGGCGGCTTGTATGGAGCAGCGGACGAAGAGAAGAACGGCCTTGATCGTCTCGCAGAGTCCATCGGACGGTTGTGATTTTCTGAAGGGCTCTCTTGAGAAAGCTAGGGTTTAAAGGTCGCGAGCTTAAATGGGCCATTTGGTTAATGGGTTGGAATCTTTGCTTTTTCAGTTTTTTCCATCTGGGCCATGATGGGCCGATTTGGCAACATAACTGGCCCAATTACGAATAGGAGGCCTCGTTCCATGATATCTCGCTGACTGTGGGTCCCAGAAAACGATTAGCGGTTAGGAACATAAAAAAAACGAGTTGGATGCGGCATGAAACCCGTCCACTGAATCACGCGCGggaatcaaaaaaaaaaaaaacaccctgCAACTCTGCAAGCGCGCACCCAGTTCTCCGGCGGGGCGGGGCCGAGCTCGACGCCGGCGCGGCCTTGCTGCGGCGCCGCTTCTGCGGGAGCGGGGTCGCTACGACCCTGGTCTGCGGGCGTGAAGTCGACACCCATCTGGGCGTGGATTGTAAGTAACCCTACTTGCTTAGGGCCGATGTCTCCGGCTTCTGAAACCCTTCGATCTCCAATGGGTTTTCTGCAAAATTTCGTGGTGTAGTGGTTCTCTAGGAGGCcaatccatccatccatggTTCGATTAGATTCGTGTTCCTCATCTTTAGCTCACAGGATCGATATATGCCACGCTATTTAATGTCCAATTGTGGTGCCGGTGCAGTTTGTTCTCCTGAAAAGTGACGGATGTTTCGCCCTAAGTCAGCCCCTTGCCACAATCTGCTCATCTATCTGGAGCCTACACCACTGCTGTTCTCGGAATCAATATTGCTACCCTCTGCTGTGTGcccgaccccccccccccccccccccccactccCTGTGTTTTGTTAGTACCTCAAGGAAATAGGTTGTTGTAATGGTATAATGCTAATTTGCTACATCTTTTGTTTTGTGTTAGAGAATTGCGACATTTGAAAGAGCACCAAGGTGGCAAGTTGTGGATTTTGATTGACATTTTGTTAGGTTCTCATTTCAGTTAAGTTCATGTCAGAACAGAACTGTTACCTACAGAAGGCTACCCTGGCTTGCTTATCCTCCACAAATTCCTATTATTTTAAAAAATGCATTATCTGGACTATTATGGTTTAAATTTAATTTTCTTGAACACGCAGAAGAGCTGTGtaacattatattaagaagagaaCAAAACACAGGGTAAGATCCCTTACGAAAGAACAACACAAAACCCCACCAAGCCTACATGTTCAAATAAACATTGTTGTGCAGTCATATCCTTTCTGCATAATCTGACCATCTTACATTTAAATTTATGTTTCAAAATCTTGCACATTACATTCTCTGATATTGAAGCCTTAGGTCATCATTGGTATTCATGATATTTCTTTTTATGGTTTAGTATTGTATTGTATTTGTACCTGTGATGCAAtcattttgtttttttagattTCGATTAGATGTTTGGCTTAAAGTTGTCTTGTTTCAAAACTTCATATTTTCGAAATATAGATGAGTGCTTTAAACATGTTGCAACTATGTTATTTCTATCTGCCAATAAAATATGGTTATGTGGGTACTAAGTGTAACCCAGGTTTGATCGTACATGGGTGTTTGTTCATATCCTTGTGTTATGCTATAGTTTTACTGACTTGCCGTTGCATActcatcttttttttcttgCAAAGTGCTGATCCTAACACAATTTTTTACACTTTATGGATGGTAGGTTGTAGGAATCCTACTGTTTTGGTTAAAACACTATTGCATCATCAAATATGGAAGTTGATGATGACATGGAGGAGGATGACATAGATTTTAGCCCTTTCCTTAGGGAAGGATCTCCGTCTGAGACCTCATCAAGCCTTACATCAGAAGCAGAATGCGAGGTGCATAGTTCTGACAATCGACCAAGTGGCCAGACATATTTGCAGGATACTGTAGTTAATGAAAATACAAGTGACAGTGCACTTCCTCAAAATAGACTGTCGTCTCAAGATCTTGTCAACAAAATATTTCCAGAAGAAACGTCTACCCAGGTTAATCTTGAGAATGGATTGGAAAAAGACGCTTTAGGAAGCAAAGCTGCTTGCTCTCCAACAGTGCAAAACCCTCATCACCTATCTCTCAAAATTAGTGAGGAAGATGCAATTTGCAGGCGGACGAGGGCAAGATACTCACTAGCAAACTATTCACTTGAAGAATTGGAGACCTTTCTTCAGGAATCAGATGACGATAGTGGTCTGCAAAATGTTGATGAAGAAGAGGAATACCGCAAGTTTCTTGCTTCTGTCCTGTCTGGTATAGGCAATGACACACAGGCATTACAGGGGGATGAAAACCAGGATGAAGATGATAATGATGCAGACTTTGAGCTCGAGATTGAGGAGGCCCTAGAAAGTGACGCTGATGAAAATGCTGAGAACTATGACGCCACAAATCATAGAAAAGAGAAAGATGGACGTAGGCCTCAGACTAGGCAGAGGCGTCCATTTACCAAGTTGTCTGGGGCTGGTAGCTATCATCAGGAATCCGATAAAACAAATTTTAGACCAATTGTGCCATATATTCCATCTGCATTGGTGACTCCTGCTCATGCTTTTGGATGGCAATATCCTACCCAGAATGCCCTTCGCCCTTCATCCTTGGTTTCAGTACCGTGTGCACCTTTAGCATGTGGATTTACTGATCAGCAACTCGGGCAACTGCATGTGTTGATATATGAGCATGTTCAGCTCCTTATCCAAACATTTTCCCTATGTATTCTTGATTCGTCTAAACAAGATGTGGCTAATAATGTCAAAAGGATGATAGTTGAGTTGGTTGGCTTTCGTGATCAAGCATTGGCTAGGAGTGCTACTCAACAGCATATCGTTTTTGAATCCCGGCATCTCTCATCTAGTTTTGTTTCTTCTGAAATTTTGGAATGCCAATGGATGCCGTTAATCAAGAGTCCTGTTATATCCATCCTTGATGTCGCACCACTTGAGTTGGCCCTCGGCTATTTAAGTGATGTTGCAACTGGTAAGTTCAAGATTGGTACATGGGCCAATTTTTGATACTTTGCTTCTTTTGTTTGTCACCACTTGACTGGTAACTTTGCTTGCATATTGAATTTACAGCTGTCGTGAAATATAGAAAAAGTCATGTTGATGGCACTGCTGACAAAACCCGCAGGAAAGAGCCCCTGTTTCCTTTACCAGTGATTAACAGTTGCAAAGAAGTGAATAATGTTTCTCAAGATAGATCAAATAGTGTGCCTACAGCATCATCTCCTTCATCTGGGCGGTTGCAGCAGAAGAAATCGTTGGCTGCTACCCTGCTTGAGCGTACTGAAAAGGGCACAGTTGCTCTTGTTCCTGCTGACATTGCAAGATTAGCACAGAGATTCTTTTCACTTTTCAATTTTGCACTCTTTCCTCATAAGCCACCTCCTTCACCTATGGCCAATAGAGTGTTTTTCACTGATGCAGAGGACAGGTGTGTTTTAATCTTCTccaagatttattttgaaatagaATCCATGCATGCTTCCTTGCCATCTTGACTTCAAAACATAGAAATTCAAGAAAGCCGAATACTTAGGTTTTGTTGAACTGCATACTGTTTTTATTTCTGTATTAGTGATGTTTGTTTATGCAAACTGTGTGTTTACTTCCTTATCTGCTGTATCACAGCCATTCcattcatctttttttttcaactttCCTCAAGGCCGCCTCCTTCTGCATGGTTAATTGTATCATGGTTGCTTTGTTGTTACTACCACTGTCCTAAAGGACATCATGTAGTGCCCTCCTAAATTGTATAGCTGATATGATGCGGTGATGCCTATCACTTCCTTTTCACGGTTAATTTTATAGTATATTATCTGCCTGCAGATTGTTAGCTCTAGGAATTCTGGAATATAATAATGATTGGGAAGCAATACAAAAGCGCTTTCTTCCTTGTAAATCAAAGCATCAGGTATTTTTTTGTTACTCCAAAAGTTTCCTTTTATGATTTGTCAGGCACAAATCAATAGTTCTTTTTTATCATCTATTTGGTTAAGATTGACATGTCATGAAATAGTTTATTTTTATCTTAATCTAACAAAAAATTGGGAGCAATGAAGGACATGAAATACCCTCAAGGAATCAGTATAGAAAAAAAGAAGTTGTTTTGACTGTATTGACATGGCAATAACATTTTGACCTTGCTGGCATTAACTCTTGGCTTTTTTCAATAAAGAGTTTGAAGTCTGAACATTTATTTTCACAAAGGTCTGGTTGCCAATTTACTTTGCTTTCCTTTTGACCGCACAAACAAGTAAGCTTGGATGAAATCCTTCATTTTTTTCTTAATGAACTGACACGCAAGTCTCCTGCTTATTCGAAGGGGGAAAATCCTTCTTCTAATCTCTACATACAATCACAACCTGAGACTGTTTGTTCAATTTCTATAATGCCTTTTGCTTAGTTGTTGTCTTAAATTGTTAGTTGATCATGATCTTTGATAATTCCTTGTTCTGGACTTGTGTGTTATGCCTGCTGAGTGAAATAATTTCTTTGGTGCAGATATTTGTGAGACAAAAGAATCGTAGCTCCTCCAAAGCTCCTGATAATCCAGTTAAGGTAAATATTTTGCCCTTCTTCATTTACTGGAAGATAAGATGCTGAATTCAATTTTATATGCCTTTTAGGGTTCAATATTCAACATTATGGTCAAGGTGTCCATTGAGTTGCATAGTAGTGTAACAGATTAACAGTTTGTGCTAACAAATAGCAGTATGTTTCTCATTCTATATTGTGTAGTATTGAAGTTCTGGTTTTGAACTGTAAGATATAATCTGCTGTCCCTCTTGTACTTTTGTCCTGCATTCGGCAGGTTCAAGTGGTCAGCTCTTGGCTGCCACTGTAGAAGTATGGCAATAGGCCATTTAGTCTTCCATAGTTGGTAGAAGTACACCAGCTAGAGTAGTGGGCTGGTTTAGGCTGGTACAAGAGTAGGAATTGGCTGAGATAAGCCATGTAGTGTAGTtgttggagtggtgtagtcaccATCCAAGTAGTGTACCAGCAGGTACATAGTTTGTGTATATATACCCTACCTATTGCAATGGAAAAACTCAGTTCAATTGCCACTCATTCAGTCCCTGTTTCGGTCTGAAACCGTGTGTGCTGTGTGTGTGCTGTGGGAGCTCAGGGCTCTTCTTCTACCTTGGAgcaggggagagggagagggagaggggaggagagCAGGTGCTGCTCACCTCGGTGCAGGGTCTCTGTGCcaacaattggtatcggagccgtacaAGCCATAGCTAGGTCCTCTGACCAGCAATGGCGGAGAGTGCGGGCCGGAATGGTGGCGGGGAAGGTGGTGAGCGACAGCTCCAGCCGGCGccaccgcaggttgaggtgcgcGTGGTGAAGGAGTTCGGTGGCAGCGACTCCTGGCCCATGCTCACCCGCACCAACTACGGTGAGTGGGTGATGCAGATGAAGTGGAAGCTGCGCGCGCGGAAGTGGTGGCGGGCGATTGAGGAGGATGACCGCACTAAGGACGCCCAGGTGGGAGTCATGGAGGCGCTCATGGCCTCGACGCCGGCGGAATACCACGAGGCGCTGGGCGCCAAGGAGACCGCGAAGCAGGCCTGGGAGATGCTGGAGTCGCTGCGTGTCGGCTCGGACCGAGCCAAGCGGGCAAGAATCCAGCAGCTCCGCAGGGAGCTCAACGACATCAAGTTCAAGCCCGGAGAATCGGTGGAGGAGTTCACTCTTCGTCTTCAATCCCTGGCCACGCAACTGGCCACCTACGGGAAGAAGGTGGACGACGAGGACCTCGTCACCAAGCTGCTGTGCACCGTGCCGGCAAAGTATTCGCAGCTCGCCATGTCCATAGAGACGATGTTGGATATCTCCACATTGTCTCTGGAGGACGTGGCTGGGCGGCTGCGAGTAGCGGAGAGCCGCATCACGCCGACACCAGAGAAGGAGAAGCCCAAGCTACTCCTGACGGAAGAGGAGTGGACCGCGCGCATGAAGGACAAGCGCCGGACCGGGGAAGGCTCCACCAGCCGCGGCGGAGATGGCGCCAAGGGGCGCGGGAAGCCGTCgacggacaagaagaagaagaagaggaacacCGACCCCAACGCCTGCAGGCGCTGCGGGAAGGTGGGGCATTGGGCACGAGAATGCCCGGAGAAGAAGCCGGAGAAGGAGGAGGCCCACTTGGCTCGggacgacagcgacgacgagTGCGCTCTGTTGATGGGGGAGTGTTGCGCGCTGCAGGAAGGCGAAGCaggggaggcggaggcggagcaggGGACTGCGCCGCAGGCCGTCGAACTTGACGAGTCTCGCGCGCGTGTCCTCCTGGGAGCGGACGGCGAAGAGCTGGAGCAGAGGTGGTACCTCGACTCAGGCGCGAGCAACCATATGACAGGAAGCCGCGCTGTTTTCTCCGAGCTTGATGAAGAAACCACCGGGAGCGTCAAGTTCGGCGATGGCTCCCGGGTGGCAATCCGCGGCCGTGGCACTGTCCTGTTCCGGTGTCGGAACGGGGAACATCGGGCGATGACGGATGTCTACTGGATCCCACAGCTGAAGACAAGCATCATCAGCCTCGGGCAGTTGGACGAGCGCGGCGCAGAGGTGGTGATCAAGGGCGAAGTGCTGCGGATCCGTGACCAAGATCGGCGGTTGCTGGCCAAGGTCACAAGGTCGAAGAACCGGCTGTTTCTGCTGGACCTTAAGGTCGAGCAGCCGGTGTGCCTGGCGGCACAGTGCACGGAGGAGCCGTGGCTGTGGCATGGCCGGCTCGGGCATTTGAACTTCGACGCACTGAGCAGACTGGCGGCAATGGTGAGGGGGATGCCCAAGATCCAACACGCCAGCGAGCTTTGTGACAGCTGCCTGGTGGGGAAGCAGAGGAGACTACCGTTCCCCAAGGAGGCGAAGTACCGCGCCAAGGAGAAGCTTGAGCTGGTTCATGGCGACCTATGCGGGCCTATCACCCCGGCCATGCATGGAGGGCGGAGGTATTTCCTCCTGCTGGTGGATGACTACAGTCGCTACATGTGGTTGCGGCTCCTGACCAGCAAGAGCGAAGCAGCAGAAGCCATCAAGCAACTCAAGGCGAAGGTTGAGGCAGAGTCTGGGAGGAGACTGCGGGTGTTGCGAACGGACCGTGGAGGGGAGTTCACGGCGGTGGAGTTCGCCACCTACTGCGCGGAGGAGGGAGTGGAGCGCCATCTCACGGCGCCCTACTCACCTCAGCAAAACGGTGTGGTGGAACGCCGGAATCAATCCATCGTCGGGATGGCGAGGTGCATGCTGAAGGCCAAGGGAATGCCGGCGGCGTTCTGGGGAGAGGCAGTGAGCACGGCGGTGTTCATTCTCAACAGAGCACCGACGAAGGCGCTGAGCGGGAAGACACCGTTCGAAGCTTGGCATGGCCGCAAGCCGAGCGTGGCATTCATGCGCACGTTTGGGTGCATTGGGCATGTGAAGAACACCAAGCCCGGCCTCACCAAGCTTGAAGACCGGAGCACGAAGATGGTGTTCCTCGGCTACGAGGAAGGATCAAAAGCCTACAGGCTCTACGATCCAGTCACCGGGAGGGTGACAGTGTCCCGCGACGTCGTGTTTGATGAAGCGGGGAAGTGGAGGTGGGAGGAGGAAGACTTGGCGGGAGAAGAGGGCGCGCTCGGGATCGGTGGGACCTTCACCGTCGAGCAACTGGTTATCACCAGTCAAGTCCACGCACCAACCGGAGTCGTGGAGGAAGCAGCAGCCCCTGGAGCAGGGGAAGCAGGGGGCGAGGCGACAGCAGCAGG is part of the Sorghum bicolor cultivar BTx623 chromosome 10, Sorghum_bicolor_NCBIv3, whole genome shotgun sequence genome and harbors:
- the LOC8065446 gene encoding 60S ribosomal protein L35a-1 — translated: MVKGRTGQRVRLYVRGTILGYKRSKSNQYETTSLVQIEGVNTKEDVAWYAGKRMAYIYKAKTKSSETRYRCIWGKVTRPHGNSGVVRAKFKSNLPPESMGRKVRVFMYPSSI